Proteins from one Staphylococcus sp. IVB6214 genomic window:
- the xylE gene encoding D-xylose transporter XylE yields the protein MRNYDNKKFIFTIALIATLGGLLFGYDTAVISGAEQSLQKYITADYNDLIHGLTVSSALIGCVIGGILSSSLSSRLGRKRTLQVAAILFVISALLSGYPEFLFFTPGEPTLALLIMFNIYRVIGGIGVGLASAISPVYISEISPSSIRGRLVSFNQFAIIFGMLVVYFVNYGIIYGETAQWIQTIGWRYMFATEAIPAAVFFFLLFFVPETPRYLTLINKEQEALSVLNKIYTSANHAQKVFNDIVSTKNKETDIKAPLFSFGKTVVIVGIFLSIFQQFIGINVALYYAPRIFEQLGAGGNAAMVQTVVMGLVNVIFTVVAILYVDKFGRKPLLIIGSTGMAIGMIGMSVLTANGTFGIITLLFMVIYTASFMMSWGPITWVLLSEIFPNRIRSGAMAIAVAAQWLANFTITSTYPSMMAFSGTFTYGFYALMCILSGLFIWKFIPETKGKTLEELENVWQK from the coding sequence ATGAGAAACTATGATAATAAAAAGTTCATTTTCACCATTGCCTTAATTGCCACGCTCGGCGGTTTATTATTCGGTTATGATACAGCCGTAATCTCAGGTGCCGAGCAATCATTACAAAAATACATTACAGCTGACTATAACGACCTCATTCATGGCCTTACCGTTTCCAGTGCCTTAATCGGATGTGTCATCGGTGGGATCCTGTCATCGTCACTTTCTAGCCGATTAGGTCGTAAACGTACATTGCAAGTTGCAGCGATTCTTTTCGTCATTTCAGCATTACTGTCAGGCTACCCAGAATTTCTATTCTTCACACCTGGCGAACCGACACTTGCGTTATTGATTATGTTCAATATTTATCGTGTCATTGGCGGAATTGGTGTCGGACTGGCATCTGCGATTTCACCGGTATATATCAGTGAAATCTCACCTTCCAGCATTCGTGGACGCCTCGTATCATTCAACCAATTCGCGATTATCTTCGGGATGCTTGTGGTATACTTCGTCAACTACGGCATTATTTATGGCGAAACAGCACAGTGGATTCAAACAATTGGATGGCGTTATATGTTCGCCACAGAAGCCATTCCAGCTGCTGTCTTCTTCTTCCTGTTGTTCTTCGTGCCAGAAACACCACGTTACTTAACGTTGATCAACAAAGAACAAGAAGCATTATCTGTACTGAACAAAATCTATACATCCGCAAACCATGCACAAAAAGTCTTTAACGACATCGTATCAACAAAAAATAAAGAAACAGACATCAAAGCGCCACTTTTCAGCTTTGGTAAAACGGTAGTGATTGTTGGAATTTTCCTATCAATTTTTCAACAATTCATTGGTATTAACGTCGCATTGTATTACGCACCGCGTATCTTTGAACAACTCGGTGCCGGTGGTAATGCAGCTATGGTTCAAACCGTTGTGATGGGCTTAGTCAACGTTATCTTTACCGTTGTCGCTATCTTGTATGTTGATAAATTTGGACGTAAACCATTACTTATCATCGGTTCAACAGGTATGGCTATCGGTATGATCGGTATGAGTGTTCTTACAGCCAACGGAACATTCGGTATCATCACACTATTATTCATGGTCATCTACACAGCGTCATTCATGATGAGTTGGGGTCCGATTACATGGGTATTACTCTCTGAAATCTTCCCGAACCGTATTCGTAGTGGTGCCATGGCCATTGCCGTTGCAGCACAATGGCTTGCCAACTTCACAATCACATCAACATATCCATCTATGATGGCATTCAGCGGTACATTCACATACGGATTCTACGCATTGATGTGTATCTTATCTGGCCTCTTCATCTGGAAATTCATTCCAGAAACAAAAGGCAAAACACTCGAAGAACTCGAAAACGTATGGCAAAAATAA
- the xylB gene encoding xylulokinase, producing MNYVIGMDIGTSGLKSLKVNMEGDVVDQYSVSYHTDHPHSGYSEMDPEVWYQATIESLSYFFKQDDAQHIVGISFSGQMHGLVTIDDQGNVIRPAILWNDTRTADEVHTLLDTVGLETFLKETQNTVLEGFTLPKLMWVRRHEPDHYNRIHKIMLPKDYIAYRLTGNVFSESSDASGTSLFNVKEGVWSTPLLQQLDIRADILPDIIPSHGKNGSLTDAIKQQLGISHDVAIYQGGADNACGALGSGITDDKTQMVSIGTSGVALSIQNDPKFENDGSVHYFNHCVPNQNYMMGVTLSAGYSLGWLKKLLRPDEDFEAFLKGLTETKAGANGLLFTPYLLGERTPYNDTTIRSSFMGLDATTTDNDLKRAVIEGITFSIHESVNIIRQSGTPITQIVSIGGGAKNADWRQIQADIFNAQIITLTQEQGPAYGAAILAAMGAGWFDDFQDIREQWISYRDTVQPNTEQHQIYQKLFPIYQSVYQQTQAISQQLLSFK from the coding sequence ATGAACTATGTTATTGGCATGGACATCGGTACGAGCGGCTTGAAAAGTCTCAAAGTCAATATGGAAGGAGACGTTGTAGATCAATACAGCGTCTCTTATCATACAGACCACCCACATTCTGGATATAGTGAAATGGATCCAGAAGTATGGTATCAAGCCACGATCGAGAGTCTCTCATACTTTTTCAAACAGGACGATGCACAGCATATCGTTGGGATTAGCTTTTCCGGACAAATGCATGGTCTTGTAACGATTGATGATCAAGGCAACGTGATTCGCCCTGCTATTTTATGGAACGATACACGTACAGCAGATGAAGTTCACACGTTACTAGATACAGTTGGGTTAGAGACGTTCTTAAAGGAAACCCAAAACACGGTCTTAGAAGGCTTCACTTTACCAAAGTTGATGTGGGTACGTCGTCATGAACCAGATCATTACAATCGTATTCATAAGATCATGTTACCGAAAGACTATATCGCCTACCGTCTCACAGGCAACGTCTTCAGTGAATCGTCTGATGCATCAGGAACGTCACTGTTTAATGTCAAAGAAGGCGTATGGTCAACACCTTTATTACAACAATTAGACATTCGTGCTGATATTTTACCGGATATCATTCCGTCACATGGTAAAAATGGTTCGTTGACGGACGCTATCAAGCAACAACTTGGCATTTCACATGATGTTGCCATTTATCAAGGCGGTGCTGACAACGCATGCGGTGCGCTCGGTTCTGGTATTACAGACGACAAAACACAAATGGTCAGCATTGGCACATCTGGTGTCGCACTATCTATCCAGAACGATCCAAAGTTTGAAAATGACGGCAGTGTACACTACTTTAATCACTGTGTGCCTAATCAGAACTACATGATGGGTGTGACACTGTCGGCAGGCTACAGCTTGGGCTGGCTCAAAAAACTTTTACGCCCTGATGAAGACTTTGAAGCATTTCTGAAAGGTCTTACAGAAACGAAAGCGGGCGCGAACGGTTTATTGTTCACACCGTATCTTTTAGGTGAACGTACACCTTACAACGACACGACGATACGTAGTAGCTTCATGGGTCTTGATGCGACAACAACAGATAACGACTTAAAACGTGCCGTCATTGAAGGCATCACCTTCTCGATTCATGAAAGTGTCAACATCATTCGTCAGAGCGGCACACCGATTACACAAATTGTCTCAATCGGTGGCGGTGCGAAAAACGCAGATTGGCGTCAAATTCAAGCGGATATCTTTAACGCACAGATTATTACGCTGACACAAGAACAAGGCCCTGCTTACGGTGCCGCTATCCTTGCAGCGATGGGCGCAGGTTGGTTTGACGACTTCCAAGACATTCGTGAACAATGGATCAGTTACCGAGACACCGTTCAACCGAACACAGAACAGCACCAGATTTATCAAAAACTGTTCCCAATCTATCAGTCAGTTTATCAACAAACACAAGCCATTTCTCAACAATTACTGTCATTCAAATAA
- the xylA gene encoding xylose isomerase, which yields MTYFNIDKVTYEGPTSTNPFSFKYYNADEKIGDKTMKEHLRFSVAYWHTFTADLSDPFGTGTAQRDWDNLDEMDKAKARVEAIFEFMDKTGIEYFCFHDVDIAPEGKTLAETNANLDVITDLIKEKMDATGKKLLWNTANNFTHERFVHGAATSSHADVFAYTAAKVKKSLEIAKKLDAENFVFWGGREGYESLLNTDMKLELDNLARFFKMAKAYADEIGFTGQFLIEPKPKEPTSHQYDTDVATAHAFLQKYGLEDVFKFNIEANHATLAGHTFQHELRYARDNGMLGSVDANQGHPLLGWDTDEFPSDVYETTLAMYEILKNGGLTPGGLNFDAKPRRTSFAQEDLVLTHIVGMDAFALGLRVAHKMIEDRFFEDIVDNKYASYKDGLGAKIVNDTTSFAELEAHALELGDIKLESDRLEVIKSRINQYILTINNEG from the coding sequence ATGACATATTTCAATATAGACAAAGTAACTTATGAAGGACCCACTTCAACAAACCCATTTAGCTTCAAATATTACAATGCGGATGAAAAGATTGGCGACAAAACGATGAAGGAACATCTTAGATTCAGTGTTGCTTACTGGCATACATTCACTGCTGACTTATCAGACCCATTCGGTACAGGTACTGCACAACGTGACTGGGACAACTTAGACGAAATGGATAAAGCGAAAGCACGTGTAGAAGCTATTTTTGAATTTATGGACAAAACTGGTATTGAATACTTCTGTTTCCACGATGTCGATATCGCACCTGAAGGCAAAACATTAGCTGAAACAAATGCCAACTTAGACGTCATCACAGACTTAATCAAAGAAAAAATGGACGCTACTGGTAAGAAGTTATTATGGAATACAGCGAATAACTTCACACATGAACGCTTTGTTCACGGTGCAGCCACTTCATCACATGCTGATGTTTTCGCATATACTGCCGCAAAAGTTAAAAAATCATTAGAAATTGCGAAAAAGTTAGATGCGGAAAACTTTGTATTCTGGGGCGGTCGTGAAGGTTACGAAAGCTTACTCAACACAGACATGAAGTTAGAGTTGGATAACTTAGCACGTTTCTTCAAAATGGCAAAAGCTTACGCAGATGAGATTGGCTTTACAGGTCAGTTCTTAATCGAACCAAAACCAAAAGAGCCAACTTCACATCAATATGATACTGACGTTGCGACAGCACATGCGTTCTTACAAAAATACGGCTTGGAGGATGTCTTCAAATTCAATATTGAAGCGAACCACGCAACACTTGCAGGACATACTTTCCAACACGAATTACGCTATGCACGTGACAACGGCATGTTAGGTTCAGTCGATGCCAACCAAGGTCATCCATTGCTCGGTTGGGATACAGATGAATTCCCATCAGATGTTTATGAAACAACACTTGCGATGTATGAAATCTTGAAAAACGGCGGTTTGACTCCGGGTGGTCTTAACTTCGATGCCAAACCAAGACGTACATCATTCGCACAAGAAGACTTAGTCTTAACACACATTGTTGGTATGGATGCCTTTGCACTTGGCTTACGTGTGGCACATAAAATGATTGAAGATCGTTTCTTTGAAGACATTGTCGACAATAAATACGCATCATACAAAGATGGCTTAGGGGCTAAAATTGTGAATGATACAACATCATTTGCAGAGTTAGAAGCACATGCATTAGAACTTGGCGATATCAAGTTAGAATCTGATCGCTTAGAAGTCATCAAGTCACGCATTAATCAATATATTTTAACGATTAACAACGAAGGATGA
- a CDS encoding ROK family transcriptional regulator, whose amino-acid sequence MKHMQHLAFTANEQMVLKAIFNHKPISMTEIARLTETNKATISGVVNGLKTQGVVREAGQGESTKKGGRKTILLEINPDFGYTVSLDFTYDSVDMMINAFSGKMMDYHSYPLPEKTMAHALSIVETALNPHDQRDTQHGLLGIAVSIHGIVNQDQSIRTLPFLELGNISVTDRLEQYAEVPVLVENEANLAALYEHALRNHTCTGSLATLSIHKGIGAGLILNNQLYRGADGSAGEIGQSLVRVSGTHYDKIENICSQDALISHLSDRLDELLTLETIATYYKDQHPIVCEEVEKFIERITVLIHNFSIQLNPAHIFINCPIMNEIPNILIQIQDKLHAYSQDATMIRLTSNVQYATFFGGTLGITQRILDIDNIKLDFSS is encoded by the coding sequence ATGAAACACATGCAACACTTAGCCTTTACTGCCAATGAACAGATGGTGTTGAAGGCAATCTTTAATCATAAACCCATTTCGATGACGGAAATTGCACGGCTGACGGAGACGAATAAGGCGACGATATCAGGTGTCGTCAATGGTTTAAAGACACAAGGCGTCGTTCGAGAAGCAGGACAAGGTGAGAGTACGAAAAAGGGCGGGAGAAAGACCATTTTGCTGGAGATTAATCCAGATTTTGGCTATACCGTATCGCTAGATTTCACGTACGACTCTGTGGATATGATGATCAATGCGTTTAGTGGCAAGATGATGGATTATCATTCATATCCCCTACCAGAGAAGACGATGGCACATGCCTTGTCGATTGTAGAGACAGCACTCAATCCACACGACCAACGCGACACGCAACATGGCTTGCTCGGGATTGCGGTGTCTATTCACGGGATTGTAAACCAAGACCAATCGATTCGTACGCTGCCATTCCTTGAACTAGGTAATATCTCAGTCACTGACCGATTGGAACAATATGCTGAAGTGCCTGTACTTGTTGAAAATGAAGCAAACTTGGCTGCGCTCTATGAACATGCACTACGCAATCATACGTGTACGGGAAGTTTGGCAACGCTCAGCATTCACAAAGGGATTGGAGCGGGTCTCATATTGAACAATCAACTGTATCGTGGTGCCGATGGTAGTGCAGGGGAAATTGGACAGTCACTTGTACGTGTCTCAGGAACGCACTATGACAAAATTGAAAATATTTGTTCTCAAGATGCGTTGATATCACATCTTTCCGACCGTCTAGATGAGTTACTAACGCTTGAAACGATCGCAACCTATTACAAAGATCAACATCCGATTGTTTGTGAAGAAGTCGAAAAGTTTATTGAACGTATTACTGTACTGATTCATAATTTTTCAATTCAACTGAACCCAGCACATATTTTCATCAATTGCCCTATTATGAACGAAATTCCAAACATCTTAATTCAAATTCAAGACAAGCTTCACGCTTATTCTCAGGATGCAACGATGATTCGCCTCACTTCCAATGTCCAATATGCAACGTTCTTTGGTGGTACATTGGGGATTACACAACGTATTCTCGACATCGACAACATCAAACTTGATTTTTCATCATAA
- a CDS encoding Fic family protein, giving the protein MSYKSLKTIFHMYGLEGVEQEYKSRINSFSTYLIDLEIHPIQDEKQKTSISYPLFFTMTKKLTSHLETVLLNTEKIKTLSALLPGVANHAYMKHLLINELQSTNETENIRSTKQEIAASINKVKSSHKRFDGLVSQYMMMNDGDGEINVVSDIRRLFDKLVSTEIKEKDMPDGVMFRTTPVGVHDGSRDRWVHRNVASEQEIIEYLQGMLTFIKYDEAPRLFKMMASHFIFEYIHPFYDGNGRVGRYILAKLLHDTLDPFTALTFSYTVNRNKSKYNKAFENTSHFYNKGELTTFIEEMLDLLIEGQQQVLERFEHNNMLLEKLSNALENMTSDKYEYGVLFILLQDKIFGSHYSRIPLKQIENVTEFSRNKINDVIQKYEGQLVQLKRNPAVYELSDRFIESLLTT; this is encoded by the coding sequence ATGTCTTATAAATCATTAAAAACGATTTTTCATATGTATGGGTTAGAGGGAGTAGAACAAGAATATAAGTCGAGAATTAATAGCTTTTCAACTTATTTAATAGATTTAGAAATTCATCCAATTCAGGATGAGAAGCAAAAAACTTCGATATCATATCCACTGTTCTTTACTATGACAAAGAAGCTGACTTCTCATTTAGAAACTGTACTATTGAATACTGAAAAAATTAAGACTTTATCTGCATTATTACCAGGCGTAGCGAATCATGCATACATGAAACATTTATTAATTAACGAATTACAAAGTACGAACGAAACTGAGAATATCAGAAGTACAAAACAAGAAATTGCGGCATCAATTAATAAGGTTAAATCCAGCCATAAACGATTTGATGGGTTGGTTAGCCAATACATGATGATGAACGATGGTGATGGAGAAATAAATGTGGTTTCAGATATTAGACGGCTCTTTGACAAATTAGTGTCAACTGAGATCAAAGAGAAAGATATGCCAGATGGTGTTATGTTTAGGACAACCCCTGTTGGTGTACATGATGGATCTAGAGATAGATGGGTACATAGAAATGTGGCGAGTGAACAAGAAATCATTGAGTACTTACAAGGGATGCTTACATTTATTAAATATGATGAGGCACCTCGACTATTTAAGATGATGGCAAGTCACTTTATCTTTGAATATATTCATCCATTTTATGACGGAAATGGTCGTGTTGGAAGATATATCTTAGCTAAACTCTTGCACGATACACTCGATCCATTCACAGCCCTCACTTTTTCATACACAGTCAATCGCAATAAATCAAAATATAACAAGGCATTTGAAAACACCTCTCACTTTTATAATAAAGGAGAGTTAACAACCTTTATCGAAGAAATGTTAGATTTACTGATTGAAGGACAACAACAAGTCCTAGAACGCTTCGAACACAATAACATGTTATTAGAAAAGTTAAGTAACGCATTAGAAAATATGACATCAGACAAATATGAATATGGCGTTCTATTTATATTATTACAAGACAAAATATTCGGAAGTCATTATTCGCGTATTCCATTGAAACAGATTGAAAACGTTACAGAGTTTTCTAGAAATAAAATTAATGATGTTATTCAAAAATATGAAGGTCAACTTGTACAATTAAAAAGAAATCCTGCCGTTTATGAATTAAGCGATCGCTTTATTGAGTCATTACTTACAACCTAA
- a CDS encoding helix-turn-helix transcriptional regulator, giving the protein MMIKIKLDEVLKERNVSLTELSQAVDVTIANLSILKTGKAKAVCFSTLEAICNYLECQPGDIIVNE; this is encoded by the coding sequence GTGATGATCAAAATTAAACTAGATGAAGTGTTAAAAGAACGCAATGTGTCACTGACCGAATTGTCACAAGCGGTGGATGTTACGATCGCAAACTTATCAATTTTAAAGACAGGGAAGGCTAAGGCTGTGTGCTTCAGTACATTGGAAGCTATTTGTAATTATTTAGAGTGCCAGCCCGGTGATATTATCGTAAATGAATAA
- a CDS encoding membrane lipoprotein lipid attachment site-containing protein, whose protein sequence is MKKILLGGITAMFLLTGCSNETNSKELKMGEVFNSGKEHISYITTYDPKESKGDAPVEFVIVSKKGETKLYNVYEGEYALGDFAKMKDRKIEDKALEADKKAFNTQKREVISSIKDQMESTEDELHELHKDAGDPLVEYEIEETDAEYDELNQALIKTQRTHYEDPEFKKMKLVLYTGFAGDSEDETGEEMFVFKKSNIFSDSEEKEHDLTLIGSIDPVDVHEKRYAGLYSNRGRYIVTEVGDKVEKSILDSKDDEYVDKVE, encoded by the coding sequence ATGAAAAAAATTTTGCTTGGTGGAATTACTGCAATGTTTCTATTAACCGGATGTTCAAATGAAACAAACTCAAAAGAATTGAAAATGGGAGAAGTTTTTAATAGTGGTAAAGAACACATTAGTTACATTACAACGTATGACCCGAAAGAATCTAAAGGAGATGCACCAGTAGAATTTGTGATTGTCTCTAAAAAAGGTGAAACAAAGTTATATAATGTGTATGAAGGTGAGTATGCGTTAGGTGATTTTGCAAAAATGAAAGATAGAAAAATTGAAGATAAAGCATTAGAAGCTGACAAAAAGGCGTTTAATACCCAGAAGCGAGAAGTGATAAGTTCTATAAAAGATCAAATGGAAAGCACAGAAGATGAATTACATGAACTACATAAGGATGCAGGTGATCCTTTGGTTGAATATGAAATTGAAGAAACTGATGCGGAATATGATGAATTAAATCAAGCGCTTATTAAAACTCAGAGAACGCACTATGAAGACCCTGAATTTAAAAAAATGAAATTAGTATTGTATACAGGTTTTGCAGGTGATTCTGAAGATGAGACAGGGGAAGAAATGTTTGTATTTAAAAAATCAAATATTTTTTCAGACTCTGAAGAGAAGGAACATGATTTAACATTAATAGGTTCTATTGATCCAGTTGATGTTCATGAAAAGAGATACGCAGGACTTTATAGTAATCGTGGAAGATATATCGTGACTGAAGTAGGAGACAAGGTTGAAAAGTCTATTTTGGACTCTAAAGATGATGAATATGTTGACAAAGTAGAATAA
- a CDS encoding GntR family transcriptional regulator, with the protein MTQAQPKFLTIYNTLYEEIQMGKFPGGESLPTEKVLCERFGVSRMTLRQAIKLLTEDGVVESIRGKGHFVVSQHRDHSTSSMAHLAHPLQQMAREEMTLEAIHYRVDLESEYTNHLFPDHPSAVVAMERYYVREGNSTQQADAMCFTFIPINVIDLYEVSTQNELSVRQFVEQQVYQYAAQSDLKFSMTQKPHFAHDTHSFDGGDHCWLIIETLYNGHESPVMINKWYVPNTQADINVTRMKETT; encoded by the coding sequence GTGACGCAAGCACAGCCAAAATTTTTAACAATTTATAATACACTTTATGAAGAAATACAAATGGGTAAATTTCCAGGTGGTGAATCATTGCCGACGGAGAAGGTACTGTGTGAACGCTTTGGTGTGAGTCGCATGACGTTGCGTCAGGCGATTAAGTTATTGACGGAAGATGGTGTTGTTGAGAGTATTCGTGGGAAAGGACATTTTGTCGTGTCACAACATCGGGATCACAGTACGTCCAGCATGGCGCACTTGGCGCATCCGCTCCAACAAATGGCGCGTGAAGAGATGACGTTAGAAGCGATTCACTACCGTGTGGACTTAGAAAGTGAATATACGAATCATCTGTTTCCCGACCACCCTTCAGCGGTTGTGGCGATGGAGCGTTATTATGTACGAGAAGGCAATTCAACGCAACAAGCAGATGCGATGTGTTTCACGTTCATCCCCATTAATGTGATTGATCTGTATGAAGTATCAACACAGAATGAATTGTCAGTACGTCAGTTTGTGGAGCAACAGGTATATCAATATGCGGCGCAATCTGATTTGAAGTTTTCAATGACGCAAAAACCACACTTTGCACATGACACGCATTCGTTTGATGGTGGTGACCACTGCTGGCTTATTATAGAGACATTGTACAATGGACACGAGAGTCCTGTAATGATTAATAAGTGGTATGTGCCAAATACTCAAGCCGATATTAATGTCACACGAATGAAAGAAACGACATAG
- the deoD gene encoding purine-nucleoside phosphorylase yields MKATPHIKPMNGVEIAETVLLPGDPLRAKFIAETYLEDVQQFNGVRNMFGYTGTYKGQKVSVMGSGMGIPSIGIYSYELIHTFGCKKLIRVGSCGAMQEDIDLYDVIIAQGASTDSDYVKQYNLPGHYAPIASYNLLEGAVSKAREKGVNYHVGNILSSDIFYNADETANERWQRMGILGVEMESAALYMNATYAGVEALGVFTVSDHIIHNKATTPEERERAFTDMIEIALSLI; encoded by the coding sequence ATGAAAGCTACACCACATATTAAGCCAATGAATGGCGTTGAAATTGCAGAGACAGTTTTATTACCAGGTGATCCATTACGTGCGAAGTTCATTGCGGAGACGTATTTAGAAGATGTACAACAGTTCAATGGTGTACGTAACATGTTCGGTTACACAGGAACATATAAAGGACAAAAAGTATCTGTTATGGGTTCAGGTATGGGGATTCCGTCAATCGGTATTTATTCATATGAATTGATTCACACATTTGGATGTAAGAAGTTAATCCGTGTCGGTTCATGTGGCGCAATGCAAGAAGATATCGACTTATACGATGTCATCATTGCACAAGGGGCATCTACTGATTCAGACTATGTGAAGCAATACAACTTACCAGGACACTACGCACCTATTGCATCATACAACTTACTAGAGGGAGCGGTAAGCAAAGCGCGTGAAAAAGGAGTTAACTATCACGTAGGTAACATCTTATCAAGTGACATTTTCTACAATGCTGATGAGACAGCGAACGAGCGTTGGCAACGTATGGGTATCTTAGGCGTTGAGATGGAATCTGCAGCATTATACATGAATGCAACATATGCAGGTGTTGAAGCGTTAGGTGTGTTCACAGTGAGTGACCATATCATTCATAACAAAGCAACAACACCAGAAGAAAGAGAACGTGCGTTTACGGATATGATTGAAATCGCACTGTCTCTCATTTAA
- a CDS encoding MFS transporter, with protein MTTASYDKIKKAVPILLFLFVFSLVIDNSFKLISVAIANDLNISVTTVSWQATLAGLVIGIGAVVYSSLSDAISIRTLFIYGVFLIIIGSIIGYIFQSNFPLLLAGRIIQTAGLAAAETLYVIYVAKYLSKEDQKTYLGLSTSSYSLSLVIGTLSGGFISTYLHWTNMFLIALIVVFTLPFLFKLLPKEESENKAHLDFIGLVLVSTIATTVMLFITNFNWWYLAAALVVIAIFALYIKNAKHPLVDKKFFQNKRYASFLFIVFVMYMIQLGYIFTFPFIMEQIYHFELDTTSLLLIPGYLVAVVVGALSGKIANFLNSKQAIITAIALIALSLFLPAFAVGQHVSIFVISMIFFAGSFALMYAPLLNEAIRTIDVNMTGVAIGFYNLIINVAVSVGIAIAAALIDLKALNFPGNTALTSHFGIILAILGVMSIVGLVLFIILNRWTKTEA; from the coding sequence ATGACAACAGCATCATATGACAAAATTAAAAAAGCTGTACCAATTTTACTCTTTCTATTCGTATTTAGTTTAGTTATTGATAATTCATTCAAATTAATCTCAGTGGCAATTGCCAATGATTTAAATATTTCTGTAACAACAGTAAGCTGGCAAGCAACTCTTGCAGGTCTTGTGATTGGTATCGGAGCAGTGGTGTACTCATCACTGTCTGATGCGATCAGTATTCGTACATTGTTTATTTATGGCGTATTTTTAATCATTATTGGTTCTATTATTGGTTATATTTTCCAAAGCAACTTCCCACTGTTATTAGCAGGACGTATTATTCAAACAGCAGGACTTGCAGCGGCAGAAACGTTATATGTTATTTATGTAGCGAAGTACTTGTCTAAAGAAGACCAGAAGACATATCTTGGTTTGAGTACAAGTAGTTATTCATTATCACTTGTTATCGGAACGTTATCAGGTGGCTTTATTTCAACGTATCTGCACTGGACAAATATGTTCTTAATCGCGTTGATCGTTGTGTTTACGTTACCGTTCTTATTCAAACTGTTACCAAAAGAAGAGTCAGAGAACAAAGCGCATCTTGACTTCATTGGTTTAGTCTTAGTGTCTACAATTGCAACAACAGTGATGTTATTTATCACGAACTTTAACTGGTGGTACTTAGCAGCTGCATTGGTTGTCATCGCGATCTTCGCACTATATATCAAAAATGCGAAACACCCATTGGTTGATAAGAAATTCTTCCAAAACAAACGTTACGCATCATTCTTATTTATTGTATTTGTAATGTATATGATACAACTTGGCTATATTTTCACGTTCCCATTCATTATGGAACAGATTTACCACTTTGAGTTAGATACAACATCATTATTGCTGATTCCAGGATACTTAGTGGCTGTAGTTGTCGGTGCATTGAGTGGTAAAATTGCGAACTTCTTAAATTCAAAACAAGCCATTATTACGGCGATTGCATTAATTGCCTTGAGCTTATTCTTACCAGCATTCGCAGTTGGACAACATGTGTCAATTTTTGTTATCTCAATGATCTTCTTCGCAGGTAGCTTTGCGTTAATGTATGCACCGTTACTAAACGAAGCCATTCGTACGATCGACGTGAACATGACAGGTGTAGCGATTGGGTTCTACAACTTAATCATCAACGTTGCAGTATCAGTTGGTATTGCGATTGCGGCAGCTTTAATCGATCTCAAAGCACTTAATTTCCCGGGTAATACAGCGCTCACATCACACTTTGGTATCATCTTAGCCATCTTAGGCGTGATGAGTATTGTTGGACTTGTATTATTTATTATCTTAAACCGTTGGACAAAAACAGAAGCGTAA